TCCATGTTCCTGATCCTGTTGATCGTTGCCGCGATCAACCTGCTGGTCACCCGACGTCTGAGGAAGACCCAATGACCACCAGTGAACTGACGCTGCCTCAGACAGAACCTCAGGCAGGGAAGAAGCGGGGCGCCTCCCGTCGGGTGATGGGCGCGGGCAAGCAGCTGCACGCGGGCCCGGTGACCTACCTGGTCCTGGCGGTCTTCGCGCTCGTCTCGCTGGCGCCCCTGGTGTGGACGGCGATCGCGGCCTCGCGCACCGACCACAGGCTCGCCGAGACGCCGCCGCCGCTGTGGTTCGGCGGGAACCTGTTCAAGAACATGCAGACCGCGTGGGACGAGGCCGGTCTCGGCACCGCGATGCTCAACAGCGTGATCGTCGCGGGCGCCATCACCATCAGCACCGTGCTGTTCTCCACGCTCGCCGGATTCGCCTTCGCCAAGCTGCGGTTCAGGTTCTCGGGCTTTCTGCTGCTGCTGACGATCGGCACGATGATGATCCCGCCGCAGCTGGCGGTCGTACCGCTGTATCTGTGGATGGCCGACCTCGGGTGGTCGAACCAGCTCCAGACGGTCATCCTGCCCACTCTTGTGACGGCCTTCGGCACCTTCTTCATGCGGCAGTACCTGTTGCAGGCGCTGCCGAGCGAGCTGATCGAGGCGGCCCGGGTGGACGGGGCGAGCAGCATCCGGGTGGTGTGGCACGTGGTCTTCCCGGCCGCGCGGCCGGCGATGGCCGTGCTCGGGCTGCTGACCTTCGTGTTCGCCTGGAACGACTTCCTGTGGCCGATCATCGCCCTGAACCAGCAGAACCCGACCGTGCAGGTCGCCCTCAACTCGCTG
This portion of the Streptomyces canus genome encodes:
- a CDS encoding carbohydrate ABC transporter permease, encoding MTTSELTLPQTEPQAGKKRGASRRVMGAGKQLHAGPVTYLVLAVFALVSLAPLVWTAIAASRTDHRLAETPPPLWFGGNLFKNMQTAWDEAGLGTAMLNSVIVAGAITISTVLFSTLAGFAFAKLRFRFSGFLLLLTIGTMMIPPQLAVVPLYLWMADLGWSNQLQTVILPTLVTAFGTFFMRQYLLQALPSELIEAARVDGASSIRVVWHVVFPAARPAMAVLGLLTFVFAWNDFLWPIIALNQQNPTVQVALNSLGTGYVPDQAVIMAGAFLGTLPLLIAFILFGKQIVGGIMQGAIKG